TCGGCGGGGTCCAGTCGTCCGGTGCTCATGACCCCATTCTGTCCCGCCCGCTCACCGGCGGTTCGGGGCGATGGTCACCTCGACCCGCTGGAACTCCTTGAGGTCGGAGTAGCCGGTCGTCGCCATCGCGCGGCGCAGCGCGCCGAACAGGTTCATCGTGCCGTCGGGGACCCGCGACGGACCGAGCAGGATCTCCTCGAGGGTGCCGCTCGTGCCCACCCGCACCCGCTCGCCGCGGGGCAGCTGGCCGTGGTGGGCCTCCGAGCCCCAGTGCCAGCCGCGCCCCGGGGCCTCGGCGGCCCGGGCCAGCGGCGAGCCCATCATCACGGCGTCGGCGCCGCAGGCGATCGCCTTGGCGATGTCCCCGGAACGGCCCACGCCACCGTCGGCGATCACGTGCACGTAGCGGCCGCCGGACTCGTCGAGGTAGTCCCGGCGGGCCGCGGCGACGTCGGCCACCGCCGAGGCCATCGGCACGGCCACCCCGAGCACCGCCCGGGTGGTGTGCGCGGCCCCGCCGCCGAAGCCGACCAGGACGCCCGCCGCTCCCGTGCGCATCAGGTGCAGGGCCGCCGTGTAGGTGGCCACCCCGCCCACGACGACCGGGACGTCGAGCTCGTAGATGAACTGCTTGAGGTTGAGCGGCTCGGCCTGGCCGGACACGTGCTCGGCCGAGACCGTGGTCCCGCGGATGACGAACAGGTCGACGCCGGCGTCCACGACGGTCTTGACGTACTGCGCGGTGCGGCCCGGCGAGA
This sequence is a window from Actinomycetes bacterium. Protein-coding genes within it:
- a CDS encoding GuaB3 family IMP dehydrogenase-related protein; this translates as MEIEIGRGKRGREAYAFDDIAIVPSRRTRDPQEVSIAWQIDAYRFELPLLAAPMDSVVSPATAIALGQLGGVGVLNLEGLWTRYADPEPLLAEIGELAEDRATPRMQEIYAAPIQPELIAQRIHEVRAAGVTVAASLSPGRTAQYVKTVVDAGVDLFVIRGTTVSAEHVSGQAEPLNLKQFIYELDVPVVVGGVATYTAALHLMRTGAAGVLVGFGGGAAHTTRAVLGVAVPMASAVADVAAARRDYLDESGGRYVHVIADGGVGRSGDIAKAIACGADAVMMGSPLARAAEAPGRGWHWGSEAHHGQLPRGERVRVGTSGTLEEILLGPSRVPDGTMNLFGALRRAMATTGYSDLKEFQRVEVTIAPNRR